AATCATCTCGTTGCATCTTTTCGATTCCATATTTCATCACATAGTTCTGTGGAcctatcacgaatatttgtgacaatcgtctTCGTATCATCATCgttaattatatcaaactGTATGAGGTTTTGTTGATGTACAGCGCcctaaatttaatacaaattttgtcgatgacgatacgatggcgcTTGTCACAAAATCGCGCTAAGCTCTCAAAACCATGTCCTTTAAACTCACCATTAAGTATAGTGATGCTTTTCATGATTCAAATTCGACCTCATATTCATTAAGTTTTGTCTAAGCATGATATTGCATTAACAAGTAAGATTAAGTTTAACAAATTCTTCATGAACTTGTAATACTTTTAACGCTAGATATGTTTGGAAACTTGAAATTATCTACATGATTTATCAGACGCTTTCATTTCTATCTTGTAACATTATAGTCATTCTTAAGAATTTCttagaaaaatcaaatttcgtCTAGCTGTGAAAAGTTAAATACTGTCATTTTGGTGAGGGTTTCTGAAGCAAAAACgcttgtacaaaaatatattaccatccctttcttttatttggatataacaaatataacaatatagatTGTACAGACGTTTCAGTGATGAAAACTCAACAGttactaacaataaaaaatatttaaattcccGTCGTCACTCATGCGTCAGCTCAATTTGTTGAAGCTTTTTCCTTTAACAGAATCGctaaaaacatgttaatttaTGTTAGTGCTGGCCGTTTTCTCGTTGTTTTGcgttagaaaagaaaaaaaatgttatatgtcTGCGTAGGTGTTGTCGATGAGCGATGAACTGCGCCGCGCGCTGTACTCGTCGGGCGCCTCCGTCGACATGGAGTTCTCGCCACCAGATCTCATCGGAGTCTCAGAGATATTTACCATGGAGCACAGGtaaatacaacaataatttatttgtaaaactactgaatttatatatgtttcttTTGATTAGATCTGTCATTTTTGacatgtttcaattttttttattgatttactgGAAAATTAAGTCCCATAAAAATACGTTGtcggtaattttatttatcatagcAAAAATAAGTTCTAAGGACGATTTcaaactgtatcaaaaattttgtttaaaaaatatttaaccctaagattaaattgatataaatccGAATGAACTTACGGTGGGGTTTACTCCATTCTATAAACAACACAACCAGTTTTGTTATGTCCCTGACACAGATTAgtaatctattatttataaattaatcttttaatttacattgatttataagttatataataaaaaatcgctATAAATTAGGTAATTTGAATACTATGAATACTGGCAGAATTGCACTGtgcctttatttatttagttttttaatgtgtgAATGATGTATATAATGAATGGTTGGAATGTACGCACTACTCactaaataacataaacatgttattttaCGCTTATAACCTTTGTCTAagtattatattatgaaaagAACAGTAGGTACGTAAAGACACGCAGCTCTGAATAtggaaatttacaaattatattacattagcatagattaataaaacattagacTTTTTGttgtctatttaatttttatgtttagttgttttaaaaatcagGACATTTGACAAGTTTCAGCAATCAGAGTTAAGTGTTAACCACAAAATAGAACCTAAATCCATTCACTAAAGAggacttattttattttttataccataaggtggcaaacgaacaagctGCCACCTAAATTCGTGAAAATAGCAAAACGACCTATATACCTTCAATCCACGGAGGAAGACGAACCGAAAGTGGATATTTTTTCTGTACGTCCCCgtcctctgtcaaatccatttcccctactcatcctttcctttttaaaaaatgtgggAAAAATAAGGGTACTAACTTGTAATATAAGAGTTTGTACAAATGTGGAGTTAACTTAAGTACAATTGTGAGCAGAATTTGTTTACGATTAATGTGATTTGTGTAGGGAGAAGTTGTGCAGTGTGCTGCCGGCGCGCGCACAGGGATACATGTGGTCGCTGGCGTTCAGCACCAGCCAGCACGGCTTCTCGCTTGCTTCCATGTACCGCAAGATGCAGCGCGTCGATAGCCCCGTGCTGCTCGTCATTCAGGACACAGACAATAACGTGAGTATACTGTTTTAGTTATTGTTCTTGAATTAGTTCTTGAACTTGTGtactttcaattttattttaccccATCGGGTAACATCCCTCCCGGTGGGTTAAACACTTTCGTTccgtaaaatatcaaattttcaCAATTACAGTCACAATTGTTTACTGTTTCTCTTGAAGGTGTTaaactatatataaatttgttttgagtccaatattaatattctattatagttgatatcaataaataaacacttcAATAACCAAGTATTTAATAACGATAaagtataaacaaataaaacatatcgggttttattaaatgtcaTTTGGTTTATAACTGAATCGAAgtctttatacatttttaatgatacaGTAAATAGAATAAGTTTGTATTTTAACAGGTCTTGAACTTTTTATTccacttaaaaacaaaatattttctttgtctttATCTAGATAGATGATTCAATGAATTGAACGAACGTTAATAAAACCATATAACAAAGATCTCTTTTTGAAGATTTGTTTTGCAGCATctcataacattttttttaactcaatgattattgtataaaaagtggtatagatattaaaattttcgaaGCTATagctaatatttataaagttttctttgCAATAACCTGTAGGTAATTATTCCagcttataaataatacactaTACGTAATAAATCATAAGCGacttacaaaacaaataaataaaatacttaggCGCCTAGACtcgtaattgtttttaatgaaactcgactctacaataaataattcaacatGATGTAGTAAAAACTGTTGATGACATGTATTGGAATTTGCTacgttttcgttttttttttttttttttgtagaacaCAGTTGTTttctatatacataattaaattatttaatattcaagaaACATTCGACTTTAGTATTTTGAGCACATCGACAGTCAAGGATTTTTGAAAGGCGTCGAAGAGAAAATACGATGTTAAACGCGATAGTTGTTTATCGGCGAGTTGTTGtacataaatcattttatggCTTCATTATCAACAAGTAGGTTATACAACTCGTTTTTCAGTTTCACAAtagtcttttaaaatattcgtatTGACATCTTATTTGTTAATCGACTTTAAAGTTATGACAATTTTATCCTGGTACATCATGCCTTACCTTAAATACGAGTTGCTAAAAATAGGTAGACAGTTACTTTAACTACTTGGTGCCTCGCCGACCTTTATAAGATTAACCAAACTACAGTCTCATACGCGATAAGGGCTATTACGtggttataaatattgttgcaTGTACCCATTGTAGAACGCTAGCGAAAAATAAGgtctctaatttttttttacaataaagtaGAGCTTAACCACGATCCCATCTGATGTAAAGTGTGGTTTTCTGAAaatcgttattttattttaggtattCGGTGCGCTAACGTCATGTGCTCTGCGGCCCTCCGAGCATTTCTACGGCACGGGCGAGTCTCTGCTGTTCTCGTTCCAGCGCGTGCGCGAGGAGACAAGGCGGCACTCGCATCCCGCACCTGAAGAAGTCAAGGACAAGGATCCAAAGGATGAAGTTaaaaaggatgagaaggaAGGTAAGTTAAAAAGAGAAAGGAGTAAAAATCAGGACGTAAATATTCTGTcctatataaaagaatatacTTGCTCCAAATGTTAAAAGTTCCTCAATAAATGTAGGTTGACATTTTCTCAAACAATGTGTACAAATTATACTCTATATCttcaaagttaaatataactacAATGCCCTATGAGAACTATGTGAAACTTGAGGCATGTACTCAACCACACAATTACCTCGGctctaataatattaaatatctagTTCCCGTTCTTCGGTTGTGTAGAATTACTTCAAGTAGTATTGAATTATTCAAGGATTCTTttatctatcttactaatattataaatgagaatgtttagatggatggatggatgtttgtttgaaggtattacCGGacaggctcaacggatctttaagagatttgtattgaaaagttaaatgacatatatatattttacccTTTCTTATTAATTGATTGCTCAATAAACCGTCCTTTTTTACCATTTGTCAAACTATGTCTATCCCAAAGTTCAACCAAATTAGTATAACAGTTTTTTGTGCGGTGCAAACAATAACCATTtcaaatttctaattttatttgacaatgttttttttgaatatttgttGCAGATCAAGTGGCTCCCGCGAAGACCAAGTTCAAGTACTGGGGCTGGACGGGAGACAACATGTACTTCATCCGCGGCAGCAACGACAACATCTCCATCGGGGCAGGAGAGTGAGTATCCTACCCTGCATTACACCTTTCCAACTTTGATGACAAACATAGCAAagctaaaatgtttattgtaacGAAAGAGtgcttaagattttttatttattttcttatatactCAGGTTGCAAAAGTTGTTCATAGATATAGTATTTGTCAGTTAAGTCATCAATAGTAATGAGCCTTTTACCTGGTGACATCCTGATTCAAGGCGACTTATAAAACTGGttcttttatgtaaaatatattcacataATACCAAGAAtcaatgaaaattttcatatcaaaTAGCTTAACAcggttataaaatgttaactttttgTTCAACTTTCGCTTTAAATTGTAGTTGtcctattaataattattataattaatattcgtATGTTTGAACAAGTCATAAATGTTaagtgaattaattaaaaaaaattgtaatggaCTTTTTCTCTCTTTCGCCTATTTATCTTTCTTTCAAAGCCAGTACAATGTAGTGTAGTATGAATAGTAAGTTATAGCTAATATGTGTTGTGTTGTGCAGCGGCAAGTTCGGCATCTGGCTGGACGGCGACCTGTACCTGGGCCGCACCCAGCGCTGCACCACATACGGCAACGAGCCGCTCACCACGCGCGAGGACTTCATCGTCAAGATCATGGAGTGCTGGACCTTCATCTGAGCGCCGCGTCTCCCCCCGCCCGCGCTCGCTTCGAGATACTAGCTTTACACTATCTTATGAACATTTGCTACCGAGACTCGACACTTTTACAAGTCGATCATATCGAACTTTAGCACCGACGAGTCCTACAATACAGTATCGGCATCTCGTCGGCGACGCGACATCGAGACCACGCGCTTTTCTAGTCAAACGTACTGAAACTCGACCAATGTTTTGATTCTCTCCGAATGTAGGCGCGTTCGGAGCGGGCGCGACCCGGAGCAAGTGCATTATTCCTAGTCAATTGTCGTTCGTATGTTAGTTGTGGGCGCAGGCCACGCCCTCGGCCACGCCCCCGAGCGCCCAGCGCCCACGCGCCCACGCGCCCACGTGCCCACACGCCGCATGCACGCGACGTTCCCAACTAACTATGTGTCAATTCATACGATTTATATTGTGCGTTGTTAAGAATACTAAGaacatatttgtaacaattgaTATCATTGTATAATGTAGTGTAGAGATTTACTAAGAGATCGATCGTTTTTAGAAAGCATAGATTGCATTGCCACGTCCTGTCTGAGGAATGGCGGACTATGAATTTCTAGAGACGTagattcaatttacatattaaatatgtcgTAACCGATGACGCTataacaagaaatatataattatatttagttgtCGTTGTGAGTTTCTTGTGTTATGTTAGTGTGAgcataatttatgttattttcactGTGATTTGATTACAATATGGTTGCATTTTGCTATATAGAAAGCGTTATAACGATTTAACATTAGTTACCGgagtaattttgattttacatCGTGAGgagaataaatttatataaatattttgatgtaaCGTTTCTTCGTACAGAAATAGTAGCCgatataattatagtaaatgaTTATACATAGTGTTAGAGCTTAATGAATGTAACCGCCATTGTGCTTAGTTGTATCACTTAGCATTTTACTCAGACTTTCTGgtcgaaattatttatttagctgTGTAAGATGGCCGCAGTTCAGCGGCCGCTTGTAGCTTGGTGCTGGAGGATGTAGAATGATCATCGAATATACAATGAATTTAAGCAACGGTTCGAAGTAGAACTTGAAGGTATTACTTGtgtgtttaaatatatgtagattCATATTGCGCTGTGCAAcactcaattttaatttaacagccGTGATTTGTCAATGCTCTGAGATACAAAATTCATCTTCACGGTTGCTTTTAAATCTATGTGATTGTGGAATGTTGCTACATATTTAGTTTTCAAAGTTGATGGTAGTAAAAATGAACTGTGCAATTAACTATGCTGTTactatataaatttcattaaccGTATTAAACGCGAACTTCAGTCCATgcaaattattacttataaatgttgttgtttcattaaaaatgtattagtaTCAAAAATTAGGTTtacgatatataaaaaaaaatatcggcataattattgttaaaaaaaatattgttgagtAGCAAtgaaagatatatataattatttattctgttaaaattttgatttaagatTCTGTAGCTGTATTAATTTACTGGTGATTCTATTGTGTAACTTAtaagttgttaaaatataaatcaagcCATAATAACTGAGAATATATTCTTttgagaaaatgttttattatttaacatcagtcccgttacttattaaaaaacaaacaataaatgcAGCAGTCGTCATTTAATGGTGTGTTTTCACTGTTGTAATACCCGTGCAAAGATTTCAAATTTACATTcagttggttggttggttgaaTGGTTGAAATTCATTcatataacttaataagtacgAGGCTACTTAAAACCTGCCTCTTCTCGGTTGATAATGATCTCTATTCCTATTATCAGAATTGGAGTATCCTCGTCCATATCTTCTATCTTCATAACCCCTGTCCTCATAGCTTCTATCTTGATACCCTCTAGAATAATCATTCCTACCTCTGTCCTGGTAACCACGATCATGATTGTTTCTATTCCTATTAGAACTGTCATATGGATGAAATCGTCTATTATTAAATCGTCGGTTTTGTGCTGGTCTCCAATTCTCCATTATTGGAGGTTTTGACTGTTCCGCATTAAATACTTTCATATAATCTTCATCTAACTCTGTAAAACGGTCTTTAAATTCCTCTTCGCATTGTGctaaaaaatctttgtcttCAACAGAAAGATCATTAGCCATGACTATATTTTGGGGTAGACTATTAAAGAATcaataactgaaaaaaaaatgtagaatattAGACATGTTGAATTAAATGTTCATATTCCCCTACAGAGAACAATACAAACATCCTAAAATACATAAAGACTTAAAAACACAGCTgtacacaaatatttaaaaacctaAATAATTCACAAGTATTTAAGCattgtcaaatataatgatgAAATGCTCCTTAAATTATACTCAAGACCAGTTTTTTTGAAAGTGGGCGGTAAcgcccttgggggcgtttgaaacctagagAGGGGCGTTAAGGGgccaaaaaaaaatgggaggcattgaaattaattaatgaaattgtgatttttaagttttaggagTGAATAACAAATGGGGGGCgctgaaaaataattgattttcaaagggggcggtaaaagaaataagtttaataatcACTGCTCAAGACAAACACAAATAAGCTTAGCTgatgttaacaataaattgatattttccCAAAAACAACACAATTGGTTCATGACAGCATCCAACAccctaataagaaaattatcaatatttacaaGTATCACTTATTAGGCTGGACATAATAAGAACATAGAATGTTCTCGGTTTGAATAATACTATATCAGAGCTCTTAAAGACCCAACCAACAAATGTACCACACTCGGGGCAAATACAAGGCTTCCACTGATATCCAGGATACCACAACTCCTCTTCTTGccactaaaattaaattggatgGTGATATTGATTAACTTATCCTACTTTCAAATCTCAACCACTACAACCCTAAAGTTacatcattaaatatataccaatAACTAAGCAGCTttagtttatttgaatattcattaattatttatttttacatttcatttatttcatatcatttatattaacattttaatttattaataactttatgaaataaaatatatatatgtttcagGAAAGGATTATTAAATTTCCTAAGTGGAGCAAAAGATAAGGTggaagaaaaaacatttttatatttacctcTCCGAAATCTTCACACGTAGCTTTTAAAGTGGTTATGACGTGGAATTCAAAGTTATCTTTTGACAATAGctgaattaaaacattatctcTATTAAAAACAGAATCCTCAAATGAATGACTAGATTCTGAACTACGCTTAGATGTTATTGCTTCGGtactagtaatattattaccACAAGAACGACAAACAATTgtatctgtaaaaaatataatgttatgacaattaaagaaatatttcgtTCAAGTTTCTAAATGAAATCAGAAACACATATTCATGATTCGCTATTGTAAAGTTTTACcttacttacttttaaatgtatgaTTAGAGTATTCTGATCTTGTAACACAGGGAAAGTATAAACTTCCAAgaacaaacaaaatgaaaatcatTACAATATAACTAGGTATAATATGTTaacgtaaatatatttagttttatctcAATTTCCCACTCCCAACGCGAAATCTTTTGACTTTTTCTTTCTAATCCATAGACAAATTAATTGCACCTTAATGTCAGCTGAATTAGTGATGgtgaaaatgtaataaacatgCGTACCTCTTATATAAATCAGTCAAAAGTTCTTTTGCCTGATAAATGGGTtaagttaaacaaaatgctaagttatatttttttggagATTTTATGGCCTGGTATTTTATGCTAGTACATTGTTCCAGTACCGTACCGGACACGGACACTGTCCGGCGGACAGCCTATTCTACAATCATAGACTAAAGTTTACTCGTGCCGGTTCGCGCGCGTTTTCTTGTTGTCAAAGTTGTTTATCGATGTTAAGTTGTTAAgttaatctttattattgattattatagttaaatcAACATGTTTAAAGTAAttgaaatagtaatttgacattttacgtcccttattattattttaaatgttaacctACGAGATTTGTGTTGGATCTGTCAAAAAGTACGCGAATATTTAAGTCACTAGATTTTTGCATAATGTCTGCAGAATGTATGAAAATGAATACATAACTTTAACTCCGAAGCGATGCGCACTTACAGAAGTTACGAACGCCAGTTATGTGTCTCCTACTGCTAACCTCAAATTGTTAACCAACGTTGCACTACAGTACCCCACGCCGCCACCCAGTGCAGTACAACGAAAAGAAAAATCCTTGCAAATATTATGCGACAAGTAAGATTACATATCATGAGCtgaaaaaaatcgttttagaATTACTTAATTCCATTGTAACTGCccttattattaatttctaattgtATCTCTTATCTTTGTAGATTTCTTAACCTATTCCCTCTTCAATGTAATGGAACAATGAAAATTCAATTAGACAGCACTGCGGCCAGGTTAGGAGTTGAAAAACGCAGAATGTatgacataataaatattttagaggCAATGAAGTATGCAGTCCATGAgaagaaaaatacatatttgtggCATGGGGAGTCTGGACTTAgttcctttttaaaaattcttaagaAACAAGGGGAAAATTTACGCTTATCTGAGGCTTTGAGAGGAAGAGCTCCCAAGCCTCCACCACCTAAACACAAAACACTGGGAATACTGGCCAAAAGAttcttaatgttatttttagtagAACCACCAGTAagtgtgaatatttttaaagagcttcattattttattcacctaattttagtaagaattagtataattaacaaataatatattttctttacagaATACTCTAATAAATTTAGAGATGGCTGTGAAGGTACTAATAGatacttcaaataaaaataaatctgatcTCTCGCCAGAGCAGCTGGACCGTCAACACAAGTCTAAAGTGCGAAGGCTCTACGATATTGCtaatgtatttatatcaatTGGTCTCATTGAAAAAGTTTCCggtaatttaatactaaagaAGCCAGTATTCAAATATGTTGGAAGGTATAAGGTTAATAGACTTGATGATACAATCAAAACACCATCACCAATAACACCCCTCACAGCTCTAGATACACATCAGAAATTAACTCCTTGCCATGTGTATGCGGGAAGGTCGAAACGAAAGTTGGAATTCACCACTCCAAGTAGTGAAAGCAAACTGGGTGTAACCACACCTCCACATACACCATCACACAAGTGGGATGAGATCTTACTTGTAGCTGATATGGAGTTGAGTAGAATTAATAAAGGAGTTTAGTTGTGATTTTATGCTTTATACTAATCTtacgtaaattttattttaaaatggccATAGTAAATATTGTATGGTAATTGAGATGATATATGTAAAGATACTAAAATTGATATATGCTGAGACAATGTATCTTTGTGCTTTAGATCCAACATATGTAAGGATTCCTGTTGACAGAAGATATTGactttttcattactttagtTCCTTACAAATGGTGTTCTTCAATATTGAAACATGTGCCTTTATATATGTTATCTTGCTGTGCCTTATTTTGCCAGCATATGTTAAGAATATTCACTGAATGTTGACAGTGAACGtgactgaaaattaattttaggcAGACTCAGGGTTAGTTAAGAATATCACATACCTAGAAATTCCAATCAAAAACGGCTATTTTCGGATACTAATGTTCTAaagtgattaatttttttaattctataaagTAGCAACATTTTTATCTCAATTTAATGACATAATctgtgtattttaaaacaatgataaaCCACTAAttattggtttctgagactataatccgtgtataaaacatattgtgctgtttgttttatacagtcattttggtctcagaaaccatcAATAAGAAGGTAACCATCCAGATATGTAAAGCTGTGTCTcagtttaaataacaaataattgtaTACATGTTTAGTCTTCCAGGGATGtgctgtaaaaatataaaaaaattattttaaagcatcATATTGCTTTATAactgttgaaaatattaagattttaatttaaaacagaatatTTTATGTGAGTCCCAGACAtagcattatatttttaatattaaatattatggaAATACATCATTATTTATGATTGAAATACTATTGTAtagatatttacttaatatttaaaatttggttAATATTTTGCAGCATGAcagttaaatcaaatttattaaaaaaaaattgctttggTTTGTTCTTAGACtgaattttagaaataaaagatttataaaaattagaacaatttcacgacaaaaaaattacaaatatgacACTGGGACTGATTAGTAaaccaagttttttttaaagtattttaaaaaatacgaatgttttgaCAATTTAACCTTGGACTATGTATTAAttctatgaaatatattatatattttttatttaaagtgcCGGAGATGAATGCAATTTATGTCCTTTTTGtacgtaaatttataaagaatattatgtaaagttgaataatattttctattttatataagttacacttaaataaatacattaatatttaatgttattgttttgattATGTCTAAAATTTAGAAACCTGTGGTGGCagatcaaaaaattataaaactaatctGTTAAACATCCTACTTGAATTCTAATCAGAAGTTTTGGAAATCAACAAAAACAGGTATAATTgaattagattttattcaataattttttacaatataaaattattaaaacatttatccatATTGACTACAAATAGTTTCAAATACTACATAACaagtaaacttaaatttacCAGAATATATTTATGGCTTTAGTTTTACCTGTAGTTTTGCAtgcttttcattttttttaaacacatgttaacttttaagtattatattatatatatatatatatgtatatataaatacatatatggtaaatatatatatatatatataagagaaatatatataacgaTAAAACCTAGGAAGCTATGTATAATCAAATATTAGACATATATTCATGGATAATAATTACTctattctaaaattatataacatatagcattatataattcaataatttacttattttcataataactaCAATTCTATTATACTTAcaagtaaagtttatttattgaccTTGGTGGAGCAGTTTCCTTTTTAATCCAAAACCTCTAAGGCAGGACTGTTCCAAaactagttaatttaaaaaaaaaaaaagattttctcatatttataactacaaGCTGTTTACAAAGCTTGTGCATatatgacataaaataaattaataaaaaattgcactAATAGATTCAACTCAACAATGGTTGATTGAGTGGTATTATGCGACCAGGTGGTGGCAAAAACAGTGGCAAGTGGTCCTGTCAAACTTGCTCAATCATCGGGAACTGCTCATCTGTAGGGGGAAGGCTCTCCGCATCGAAGAAACTTGCGTGTAGAGCCACTACGGTGACTGTAGCTCctggaaatttatttttaaacattttcgcAATTAGAAGTTATTGGTCCTTGTAGAAGAAAGGCGTCACAAACTACTGGAAACTTCCGTATTCTCTATTCCATGATTATCCTACTGTATCTGAATCGAATGTACTAGCCTAATAAATATACTCCATACTTCAGTTGTagattgttatattaaaactcaCCTAAGACCCAAAACAGAACAGCTCCAGCCCCGGCGAGCCAACACAAGGCCATTGATGCAGCAGCGTACACAGCATATTGCTGAGTTTTCGTTAATTCCCAATTTCCAATCTGTATGTTCAATATGTTCCAATCAAaaagatgtaattttattgactTTACAATGTAACAAgcaactaaaattttaaattatacaacataCCTTCCATGTGTTTGGGCCAGatgttaattttctatatcCAAAAAAGCTGGCAACCATTGCAATCAGAAGCAGTGGTGAAGTAATcctataatttattgataataattaaaacaaatctataaaaaaaaaccttaacatataaatatactcTCTA
This sequence is a window from Papilio machaon chromosome 3, ilPapMach1.1, whole genome shotgun sequence. Protein-coding genes within it:
- the LOC106712390 gene encoding TLD domain-containing protein 2 isoform X13, whose protein sequence is MQTMKWIEMVRLSPPSPERSSTFDNDKVLSMSDELRRALYSSGASVDMEFSPPDLIGVSEIFTMEHREKLCSVLPARAQGYMWSLAFSTSQHGFSLASMYRKMQRVDSPVLLVIQDTDNNVFGALTSCALRPSEHFYGTGESLLFSFQRVREETRRHSHPAPEEVKDKDPKDEVKKDEKEDQVAPAKTKFKYWGWTGDNMYFIRGSNDNISIGAGDGKFGIWLDGDLYLGRTQRCTTYGNEPLTTREDFIVKIMECWTFI
- the LOC106712390 gene encoding TLD domain-containing protein 2 isoform X12, translated to MLRYIRKLAARIMVKIRKAEMFIFNAAVVRRRGTIHSICRRATIHSIHEVLSMSDELRRALYSSGASVDMEFSPPDLIGVSEIFTMEHREKLCSVLPARAQGYMWSLAFSTSQHGFSLASMYRKMQRVDSPVLLVIQDTDNNVFGALTSCALRPSEHFYGTGESLLFSFQRVREETRRHSHPAPEEVKDKDPKDEVKKDEKEDQVAPAKTKFKYWGWTGDNMYFIRGSNDNISIGAGDGKFGIWLDGDLYLGRTQRCTTYGNEPLTTREDFIVKIMECWTFI
- the LOC123723546 gene encoding RNA guanine-N7 methyltransferase activating subunit — encoded protein: MANDLSVEDKDFLAQCEEEFKDRFTELDEDYMKVFNAEQSKPPIMENWRPAQNRRFNNRRFHPYDSSNRNRNNHDRGYQDRGRNDYSRGYQDRSYEDRGYEDRRYGRGYSNSDNRNRDHYQPRRGRF
- the LOC106712331 gene encoding transcription factor E2F7; its protein translation is MYENEYITLTPKRCALTEVTNASYVSPTANLKLLTNVALQYPTPPPSAVQRKEKSLQILCDKFLNLFPLQCNGTMKIQLDSTAARLGVEKRRMYDIINILEAMKYAVHEKKNTYLWHGESGLSSFLKILKKQGENLRLSEALRGRAPKPPPPKHKTLGILAKRFLMLFLVEPPNTLINLEMAVKVLIDTSNKNKSDLSPEQLDRQHKSKVRRLYDIANVFISIGLIEKVSGNLILKKPVFKYVGRYKVNRLDDTIKTPSPITPLTALDTHQKLTPCHVYAGRSKRKLEFTTPSSESKLGVTTPPHTPSHKWDEILLVADMELSRINKGV
- the LOC106712363 gene encoding prenylated Rab acceptor protein 1 isoform X2, translating into MAENVNIDLSGEINATTEKKGLQKLLQHVRSGAAPALVLGLLSSRRPWTQFIATENFKTPASIPRLTRRFYRNIEYFQANYLVVFLGLFAYCLITSPLLLIAMVASFFGYRKLTSGPNTWKIGNWELTKTQQYAVYAAASMALCWLAGAGAVLFWVLGATVTVVALHASFFDAESLPPTDEQFPMIEQV